AAAAAGTCTCTAATGAAGGCAGTAGTTCAGTACCTCTGGTTCTTGTCGTTGTTGTTGGATGGGTACGCAGTGTGCAGGCTTGACCAAACGACGTGTCGTTGAGGGTAAGGGTGGCAAAATGCGTAAAGAACTGAGCTTCCAGGGGGCGAAAGTCATCATCGTCGCCATTAGGCTTGGTGTGAGCTTCTAAAAAACAGGGCAGAGTGAAGTGTCGCTCTGCTTTTCATCTCATTATCCGATAGCATGTCCTTCATTTGCGACGTGTCTTCCAAATTACAGAATTGCCACTGCTCCAAtacacaattaattaatttgtttcttttatactattcttattttttttatataaataaatttattattattgatactattcaatttcaaaaaaatttaaatttgttattggTACTAAAATTTATTTGAGTTTTGGTATTGGAGATGATCTTAGTCCCTTctcgttttttattttattaagcctcaatttcttaaatgaaaatagttttaatatatattgtttttgaCAAAGCGATACCCTAAAATAACTCTAAATGAAGGAAAATCGAACTCGGGTACAAGGTGGCAGACATATTGAATCAGCCAATGGGCCTAATCGACAATGGCACACTGCCAGCTGTAGGTTTTGCGACAATGGTGTCATTTGCCAAACATGGCCCACTAGGCCGATGAATTTGAGCCCCCCTAATTAATATTTGGGCTAACATCGCGCCATAAATTTGGGCCTTTTCAGGAAATTAAGGGCGGGAAGTAATCTtattagaaagaaagagaaggttgAAGAAACCCCCAGAAAAAAACCACCCACCCACActattacaaaaataaaattgttttttaaaaatcaatacccaaaaagagaaagactGGCGGTGTGAAGCACGGCAAGCTCGCCAGGAAGACAAAGCGAGAGAGATTTAATTTAGGGTTTCGGATCGCAAAGATGAAGCGCAAAGACCTTGATGATGACGTAGACGACGCCTTCTACTTTCCTTCCTCTAAATCCAGGAGACTGGTAAGCTCTCTGCGCCCGAAAATTTGTCTTTGTTTCAATTCATTTCAATACTCAacaaatttagggtttttttgcCGCGCTTTTCTCCGAACTTAGAGATATGATGAATTTCTGATACTTGTGTTTCTTCGTGCTTTAACATGTAATTTTCTGCTTTTTTGTTGTGGAATTTGAAGGATGCTGACTTATTTGCAACTGTAAATGAAGACCCAAGAAGTGCCGGTCAGGTGTTTGAAGAAAGGCCATCTGAAGGCACCATTTTGATGCAAACAGATGATTTGCCGAAGGACCCATTGCCTTCAGGTGATGAGAAAGCAATTGTGCTCTATAACCCCGCGAACATGCCGCCGCTTCTCAAATCCCCCGACTCGCGGGATTTCTCTCTGATTGTGAGTTCAGATTTGATTCCGGGTTTAAGGGGTAAGAATCTTGATCTCTGTATTGTTGTTAATTGAccccttttttgtttcttgagTTTAGAAAACATTACATATGTAGCCAGCCAAGACATTTTGATCATAGTctctaatttcaatttgttatttCAGCTTTGAATGGTGTTGGAGTAGTAACACAGAACttaagtttatatttaatgattttttaaacGTTTAATGCTGAGCAATGTTCTGATTTGTgtgaaattgaaaacttgtTCGTCAATGCAATATAGCgaaatttttatgatttaccATTAGCCGAATGCCATTGGTGGATGTGTGAAAAATGGTGGTTTGGTTCTGGCTCTAGAATGAATGCATACTTTGCGTACCCATTTGACCTTGACATGAACCAGGTCTGCAAATTCATGCCTTTTTTAACTAATAAATTTGTTTCTGGTAGATCATATCTATTCATGGGGAAATTCAAAGTCGCTGAAACCGGCAGAGGATCGTGTGGGTGAAGAGGAAAACAGAGAAGTTTCAAATGGCTGTTTGGCTGTCGTTCCCTGGGTTGCATCTAAGTTCCCTCTAGCATCAAGAGAACAGGCAGCGAGTCAGTCGGAGGAGCCCATGGAAGCTGAGGAAGTTGAAATGATGGACACAGACGACAACGGTTACAATGCCGGGGAAGCTTCCGGGTTTGGCAGAATGATGGAAGGATCGGGTGGGTTACAACACTGGCAGCAAAAGCAGCTACATTGGTTGGAGCCAAAGCTCGTCCAAAATAATTATACTCCTGTCACGTAATAACTAGTTCAACCTCCCAGTTCTTAGCAGACTCActgtagttttattttattaaccTGAACTTGAAGAAATTTTCCACTTGGGGGAGTTTGGAGTTTTCCACACTCTAaattgttttgggttctttggAAATCCCCTTTTAGAATTCTCAAATAAACCACGGATTGTTTGTACGTCAATTCTATGAATGTTCACAAATGATTGTACTTCAATTCTGTGAATGTTCATAAATGTCCGTCGAAACCCAAAAGTACTTCAATTCTGTGAATAAATGTCTGTCGAAACCCAAACGTCTTCCATGTGGCCTGAAAACTCATCTGGGTGGATCGACGCAAGACATTATAATCCAAATTAAGATTCGAACCAGACTCACGATCATTGATtatttagaaaacaaaaaacctcaAATGAAATCAACTGATCCAATACTAATGGtttgtgaaaacaaagttAAAATGTACTGATGCTTACTAGACCAGCTTCAAAGAGAGATTCTCAGCAAGTCTGAAGAGCAAAAGAATTCGATTTACGAGCAGTTAAACGCCTCCCTAGCCATTGTTATCGCAAGGGGGCTGCCTGAATTACCACTCGATACACCAAAAACAAGTAtgaaatagaaacaaaaaaaaaatatatatcaaccTCAACAGAGAAACCCGCTAGAAGGAAAGAAAGCCATAGCGAATTTGGGTGAAAAGGTTGAGAGGTTGATTTAGGGAAGCTGCATTCATCTCTATGGCACTGTTTTCAATAAGCCAAAGAGCCAAACTCCAGCCCCATTCGCCTTttcaacaattaaaaaaatacaaagagaaacagaggaaaaatatatatattgaagaaACTCTGCAACCTCCAATTTTGGCGTTCGGCGTAACCCTAACCCTAGGAACACGACTTCTGTAAACTTCGCTCGACAGACATGTATATATAGGGAGGAGACGCGCCTAGCCCTCAGCCAAACGAAGCCCACTTggaattctttttcttcttttatggGCCGGATTTGAATTCAAGGACGTCCAATTCTGAATGGACTTGAGACCCATAGCCGATGGGCTAACTCCAAATTCACGGGTggcttcttttatttatttttgtttatttttcattttaattggttagtgtttttttttttttttttatgtatgacCACTCATTGGTTAGTTTGGTGGTCGCATTTGGATTGGTTCAAAATTTGCCCTAGACGACAAATCCAACTGATCTCATCGGTTTGGATTTTTTCTACAAATCGAAACTGATTGAACCGTATACCTAACCAATCCAAATCAAGTTATCGCTTGAGAGTTTGATTCCGACTGTTTACGTTTTTCACCACTTAAGCACGTTGCAACAACATCCTATTCTGTAATATTATAATTGGATTTGTTCAATTGGTTAAATTGcgttatcttttttttttccctgagAAAGGATGCCTAACGAATATACTCAGTCATGTACGCTACATTGAGATTCTTCTTCCCGGCAAATTGGACCTCAATTAAAGATCATATATTCCATTGCCCATACTTTAGCAAGTTCAAAACTTTTGGATAAAATGTACGTTAAGCTGACGTGTCACTCTGAATCGGCCGCAGCAAGTAACAGCAGCTGACTTCTGAGAGAGACAACAAGAAGAGGATAAACTCGATGACTCAACTCACACAAACAAAACGGCAAAACCCCGCTCAGTTTGTAACAAATCGAAACGTCACCGTTCATCTCATCTCTTATTAGTAAATTACCTAACCATCCAGCACAAATCTGTTTGATATTTCTGTCAATTATagtctcttcttcttctataaTTGAGATTCTCTATCTCCCTCCTTGATCACAGCGATCAttgctagagagagagagagagagagagagaatgaggatTGACGAAGAGAGCGAAGGAGTTTCGGCGTCCA
The window above is part of the Prunus dulcis chromosome 1, ALMONDv2, whole genome shotgun sequence genome. Proteins encoded here:
- the LOC117620446 gene encoding uncharacterized protein LOC117620446 yields the protein MKRKDLDDDVDDAFYFPSSKSRRLDADLFATVNEDPRSAGQVFEERPSEGTILMQTDDLPKDPLPSGDEKAIVLYNPANMPPLLKSPDSRDFSLIVSSDLIPGLRDHIYSWGNSKSLKPAEDRVGEEENREVSNGCLAVVPWVASKFPLASREQAASQSEEPMEAEEVEMMDTDDNGYNAGEASGFGRMMEGSGGLQHWQQKQLHWLEPKLVQNNYTPVT